A segment of the Serratia fonticola genome:
AGGTTAAAGCGGCGAATTTGGCTGGGAGAAACGTAGATATCATCGGGGCCTGCGAGGTAGGAACTGTCTCCGGAACGGAGGAATCCAAATCCATCCTGCAATATCTCCAGCACGCCATCGCCGAAGATATCTTCTCCGCTTTTCGCATGTTGCTTGAGTATAGAGAAAATAATGTCCTGTTTGCGCAGGCGGGCCAGGTTTTCCAGCCCCATATTTTCGCCGAGAGTAATCAGCTCAGAAACCGGCGTGTTCTTTAATTCGGTAAGATTCATAGTGGGGGTTCTTAAACTCGGGGTATGTCTCGAACTAGTATCGTGAATGGTATGGCAGCGTGTTATTCCCGTCGCCTTTCAAGCTGCAGCGTTGTTGTCTGCGGCCGTAACCCCAGTCACTTACCAAAGTAAGCGCTAAAGGATTCACGCCCTTGCTGCCTAGCAGCAACTTGAAATTCATTGGGTAAGCGTGCCTGTTACTGGACGTTCGATCGCCGAGGCACTGAGCGGTCACGGTAAGAAATGGCTTACTCGGGACGCACGCGCTGACGGTTTAAGATCGAAGGTGCCTTAAAACTGATTTTTGCAAAACCGCTTGATTGTCAAAGCATGGGCGGGATTCATATTTCTTTGCAACGCCGATGATTCAACACAGAGTAAAGCTTAGATTCAAACTCTTTAGATTTAATACTTAGGGCAAGTTCTATATGCAGTATGGTTAAACTTAACACGCTTCTTGGCAGGCGTCTAGCGGTGAATGAAACATCCCCCTCCAGACGCCCGTCACAGGGCTTCCCGCCCGATTACAGATTCGCGTTAAGGAAATCTTTGAGCTGGCCTTTAGACAACGCACCAACCTTGGTGGCTGCTACTTCACCGTTCTTGAACAGCAACAGCGTAGGGATGCCGCGGATACCGTATTTAGGTGCGGTAGCCGGGTTTTGGTCGATATTCAGCTTGGTGATGGTCAGCTTGCCTGCGAATTCTTCAGCAATCTCATCCAGAATCGGAGCAATCATCTTGCACGGACCACACCATTCAGCCCAGAAATCGACCAGGATTGGCCCTTCGGCTTTCAGCACATCGCTATCAAAGCTGTCGTCAGTCAGGTGAATAATTTTATCGCTCATATTCTACTCCACAGGATTATGTCTACCTTGTTGGTGTAGCATCAAACCAACTCAGGTGATTTTATTTCACCGCTTTTATTTCAACGGATATGCTTTCGTAAAGCAATAGTTAGCTGATATTCTACCACACTATGAGCAAAACACACTTGACCGAACAGAAGTTTTCCGACTTCGCCCTGCACCCGTTAGTCCTTGAAGCCCTTGAGAAAAAAGGGTTTCACAACTGCACGCCCATCCAGGCGTTAGCATTACCGCTCACGCTCTCAGGGCGTGACGTTGCAGGTCAGGCGCAAACCGGTACCGGAAAGACGCTGGCATTTTTAGCGTCTACTTTTCACTATTTACTGTCCCACCCGGCAAAAGAAGGTCGCCAGACCAACCAGCCGCGCGCCTTGATCATGGCGCCAACGCGTGAGTTGGCGGTGCAGATCCATTCCGATGCAGAGGCTCTGTCACACTCCACCGGACTGAAACTTGGCCTGGCCTATGGTGGCGACGGCTACGACAAACAGCTCAAAGTGCTGGAAAGTGGTGTCGATATCCTGGTCGGGACCACTGGCCGTTTAATCGACTACGCCAAACAGAACTATATCGATCTGGGAGCTATCCAGGTTGTGGTACTCGATGAAGCCGATCGGATGTATGACCTGGGCTTTATCAAAGATATCCGTTGGCTGTTCCGCCGCATGCCTGCGGTCGATCAGCGCCTGAACATGCTGTTCTCTGCCACTTTGTCCTATCGCGTGCGCGAATTGGCCTTCGAGCAGATGAACAATGCCGAATATGTGGAAGTCGAACCGGAACAGAAAACCGGCCACCGCATTAAAGAAGAGCTTTTCTACCCTTCTAACGAAGAAAAAATGCGCCTGTTGCAGACGCTGATCGAGGAAGAGTGGCCGGATCGCTGCATCATCTTCGCCAATACCAAGCACCGCTGTGAAGACATCTGGGGCCACCTGGCTGCCGACGGTCACCGCGTTGGCCTGCTGACCGGCGATGTGGCACAGAAAAAACGCCTGCGCATTCTGGACGACTTCACCAAAGGTAACCTGGACATTCTGGTCGCCACCGACGTCGCCGCCCGCGGCCTGCATATCCCGCTGGTGACGCACGTCTTCAACTACGATCTGCCTGACGACTGCGAAGACTACGTTCACCGTATTGGCCGTACTGGCCGCGCGGGTGAAAGTGGCCACTCCATCAGCCTGGCCTGCGAAGAGTATGCGCTTAACCTGCCGGCGATCGAAACCTACACCGGCCACAGTATTCCGGTGAGCAAGTACAACAGCGATGCGCTGCTGAGCGATCTGCCCGCACCGAAGCGCCTGGTGCGTCCACGAGGCAATAGCGGCCCACGCCGTAACTCTGCGCCACGCCGTGGCGGTGCGCCGCGTAACAACCGTAAACGTTCAGGCTGACAGATCATTATGCCCGGTTCCAGCACCCTCTATGCCGCCATCGATCTTGGCTCCAACAGCTTCCATATGTTGGTGGTACGCGAGGTGGCTGGCAGTATCCAGACCTTGGCGCGCATCAAGCGTAAAGTGCGCCTGGCGGCCGGATTGGATCAGCACAACCATCTGTCACAGGAAGCCATGCAGCGCGGATGGCAATGTCTGCGATTGTTCTCGGAGCGTCTGCAGGATATCCCACGCGAGCAGATCCGCGTAGTCGCTACCGCAACGTTACGTCTCGCCAGCAACGCCGATGCGTTCCTGCAAACCGCCGAAGCAATACTCGGCTGCCCCGTGCAGGTTATCAGCGGTGAAGAAGAAGCTCGCCTGATTTACCACGGTGTCGCTCACACCACCGGCGGGCCGGATCAACGTCTGGTAGTCGATATTGGTGGCGGCAGCACGGAGCTGGTTGCCGGTACGGGCGCACAGGCCGCCCTGCTTTACAGCCTGTCGATGGGGTGTGTCACCTGGCTTGAACGCTTTTTCAGCGATCGTAATCTGGAGCGGGATAACTTCGAAGCCGCCGAACAGGCAGCCCGTGAAATGGTGCGCCCCATTGCGCCACAGCTGCGTCAACATGGCTGGCAAATTTGTGTTGGCGCTTCTGGCACCGTGCAGGCGCTGCAGGAAATCATGGTGGCTCAGGGAATGGACGAACGCATTACCCTGCCCAAGCTTCGCCAGTTGAAACAGCGTGCGATACAATGCGGGAAACTGGAAGAGCTGGAGATTGAAGGGCTCACGCTAGAACGCGCTCTGGTGTTCCCTAGCGGCCTGTCGATACTGTTGGCTATTTTCCAAGAGTTGGGTATCGAGAGTATGACGCTGGCCGGTGGCGCGTTGCGTGAAGGGCTGGTGTACGGCATGTTGCATCTGCCGGTCGAACAGGATATCCGCAACAGGACGCTGCGCAACCTACAACGCCGTTATCTGCTGGATATCGAGCAGGCGGAGCGTGTCAGTCAGTTGGCCGCCAACTTTTGTTTGCAGACCACCAACGAATGGCAACTGGATGCGCGATGTCGTGAGCTACTGCATGCAGCCTGCCTGATCCACGAAATCGGCCTGAGCGTCGACTTCAAACAGGCCCCCCAACACGCCGCCTATCTGGTCCGCCATCTTGATCTGCCCGGTTTTACTCCAGCACAGAAAAAACTGTTGGCTACCCTGCTACAAAACCAGAGCAATGCGCTCGACTTGCCGCTATTGAGCCAACAGAATGCCGTGCCACCACGTATGGCGCAGCGCCTGTGCCGCATCCTGCGTCTGGCTATCATCTTTGCCAGCCGCCGCCGTGACGATACCTTGCCAGCAGTACGCCTGCGCGCCAATGATGAAGAGTTGCATGTGATTCTACCGCACGGCTGGTTGGAACAGCATCCGTTACGCGCAGAAGAGCTGGAACAGGAGAGCCATTGGCAGAGCTATGCACACTGGCCACTGTTTTTGGAAGAGCAGCACTGAACCCCTCACCCTAACCCTCTCCCAATGGGAGAGGGAACCGTACGCGCCACTGATTAGCTCCGGCACCTGACCGCAACTCACGGCTAGCCCCCTCTCCCCAAATGAGTGTTCATGGGGATCCCGATCAGTACATTAGGAGAGGGTGAGGGGCAAATTTCGACTCTGGTTTTAGCTACCGCCCTTGGCCTTGGCCAACATCGCCTTCACGCTGGCCAGATGGCTCTGGCCTTTCTCCATACGCTCCTGTGGACTAACCACCTTACGTTCCGTCTCCCAGGCCAAATCGTCCTGCGGCAGTTCCAACAGGAAACGGCTGGGCTCTGGCCGCACCAGCTCACCGTATTGGCGGCGTTCGCGACACAGTGTAAAAATCAGCTCTTTCTGGGCTCGCGTAATCCCGACATAGGCCAAACGCCGTTCTTCATCGACGTTATCCTCATCGATGCTGCTTTGATGGGGCAATAATCCCTCCTCCATCCCCACCAGGAACACATAAGGGAACTCCAGCCCCTTTGAAGCGTGCAGGGTCATCAGTTGGACCTGATCCAGCTCTTCATCACTTTCACCGCGTTCCATCATGTCACGCAGCGTAAAACGTGTGACCACCTGGGTCAGCGTCATTGGTTCATCCAATTCGCTGCCCTCTAGCATCTCGGTCATCCAGCCAAACAGCGTGTTGACGTTTTTCATGCGCATCTCAGCCGCTTTCGGACTGGGCGAGGTTTCAAACAGCCAGCTTTCGTAATCAACACCACGGATCAGATCGCGTACTGCCGCCACAGGCTCTCGCTCCACCATTTGGGCAATGCCGTCCAGCCAGTGGGTGAAGCGCTGCAAGGACTCCAGCCCTCGGCCAGTCAGGTGCTGGCCCAACCCCAAATCAAAACTGGCCCGGAACAGGCTCTTATTGCGTTGATTCGCCCATTCCCCCAATTTTTGCAGCGTTGCCGGGCCGATTTCACGCTTTGGCGTGTTAACGATACGCAGGAATGCGCTGTCATCGTCCGGATTGGTCAGCACGCGCAGGTAGGCCAGCAGATCCTTGATTTCCGGACGAGAGAAAAACGAAGTCCCACCAGAAATCTTGTAGGGAATACGGTTCTGCATCAGCATTTTTTCGAACAGCCGCGACTGGTGATTGCCGCGGTAAAGGATCGCATAATCGCTATAATTGGTTTTCTTCACAAAGTGATGAGCGATAAGCTCCCCCACCACCCGTTCGGCCTCATGATCTTCATTATTGGCCGTCACCACTTTCAGCTCTTCACCGTAGCCCAGCTCGGAGAACAACCGTTTTTCAAACACATGCGGATTGTTGGCAATCAGGATGTTGGCTGCTTTCAGAATGCGCTCGCTGGAACGATAGTTCTGCTCCAGCTTGATCACCTGCAATTGCGGGAAGTCTTCCTTCAATAACACGAGGTTCTGTGGCCGTGCACCACGCCAGGAGTAAATCGACTGATCGTCATCCCCCACCACGGTAAAGCGCGCGCGCTGCCCCACCAATAATTTCACCAGTTCGTACTGACTGGTGTTGGTATCCTGGTATTCATCCACCAACAGATAACGGATACGGTTCTGCCAACGTTCACGCACCTCTTCATTACGTTGCAGCAACAGGGTAGGCAACAGGATCAAATCATCAAAATCCAGTACGTTACAGGCCTTCATATGGGCATCGTACAACCCGTAGCAATGCGCAAACAGCTTGTCTCGTTCCGAACGCGCCAGCCCCATGGCGCCTGAAGGATCAACCAGATCGTTCTTCCAGTTGGAAATGGTGGAAATCAGCTGTGCCACCAACGTCTTATCGCTTTCCAACCATTTTTCGGTCAGCTCTTTCAATAGCGCAAGCTGGTCCTGATCGTCGAACAGCGAAAAATTGGATTTCATTCCCAGCGCGGCATACTCACGTTTGATCACCTCCAGGCCCAAGGTATGAAACGTCGAGATCATCAGGCCCCGCGCCTCTTTACGCCCCATGGTTTGCGCCACACGCTCTTTCATCTCGCGCGCTGCCTTGTTGGTAAAAGTGACGGCGGCGATATGCCGCGCCTGATACCCACACTGGTGGATCAGATGGGCAATTTTGTTGGTGATCACACGCGTTTTGCCGGAACCGGCACCGGCCAGCACCAGGCAGGGCCCGGTAACGAATTCGACGGCTTGTTGTTGGCTGGGATTTAATCGCATGGCGCTTTATTGCTCAATATGGGTGTACTGGGGAGAGGGATTGTAGCAGAAAGCACCGCTCAGATTTATACCCGTCGCCTTTCAAGCTGTAGCGTTGTTACCTGCGAGCGCAAACCCCGGTCACTTATCGAAAATAAGCTCTAGGGGATTTACGCTCTTGTCGCCTAGCTACAACTCGAAATTCATAGGGTAAAACAGGTATAATGGCGAAAAATTCTACACGACCTATTGGATTATAAAGATGGCAAAGACCGCTAGCGCGCTGCACATCCTGGTGGATAACGAAACATTGGCCAACGAGCTACTGGCCAAACTCAAGCGCGGCGTCAGCTTTGATACGCTGGCACGCAAATACTCAAGCTGCCCGTCCAAGCGCAACGGTGGCTCCCTGGGGGAGTTCAACAAGGGAACCATGGTGCCCGCTTTTGATAAGGCAGTCTTCAGCATCCCGTTGCTGAAACCCTATGGTCCGGTGAAAACCCAGTTCGGCTACCACATAATCAAGGTACTGTATCGCAACTAGCCCCCTCACCCTCTCCCACGGGGAGAGGGGATCGATCGAGTGAGCTATCAGCTACAGAGAATTACCTGGTCACAACACCAAACCAACTCTCTTTTACCTAAGGTACAGAGCTATCACAGCAACTGGCCACAATACCGCACCAACTCCCTTTTTAAGTAGGGAACGGAATGATCGCAGTATCCGACCACAACACCGGGCCAGCTCCCTCTCCCTGTGGGAGAGGGTTGGGGTGAGGGCCAATGATTACTGTGCGCCGGTTTCCGGTGCTGCGGTAGCCGCGTCCGCCGGTTTTGGCTCTTCACTCACCACCGCCGGTGCTGGCGACATGATACCGTTGTAGGTTTCCTGTAGCTGCTTCATATTCATCTCCGGTTCCCCCTTCGGCTGTAACAGCACCAAGGTAGCATCCTGCGAAAGTTGCAGCTTCAGCTCCTGATTCAGCGACGCCAACGTCAACGACGACAGGAACGCCTGGCGCAGCTTCTGGTACTGCTCCGGCGCAATATCTACTACGCCACTTTGTTGCGAACGCAGACGCTGGCTCATCAGCACATCCGTATCGGTACGCGCATAGGTGGCAAACAGTTTGCTCAGTTGATCGTTTTTCTGCGCCAGCAAGGCGTTGAGTTCATCCTCAGACAGGCCGTTGTTACGCACATTAGCCAACTCACGGGCGATAAACGACAGGCCGTTGTTCAGATTGTCGTTCGGTGAGTTCAGATGGATCGCACATTGGGCACGTTGATACTGCACCCGGCAATCGAAGCCAAGCTGAATATTTTTCTGGTCACTTTTCTGCAGTACCTGCTGGATATGCCAGAACAGTGCTTCGCGGGCAATATCGCTCCGCCAGTAACGGCTCAGGCTTTGCGAGTCACGAATAGGATGCCACGGCGTATCCCACATGATCGACAGCGTATCCTGTTTCACCTGCTCGCTGATCAAGCTGACCGGCTGCGGCGGTAACGGCGTCAAGGTTGGCATGGTTGCCGGTGTCTCACGCTTCCCTTTGAGCGGAGAGAAGGCCTTGTTGATCTGCTCACTCAGGCCACGGCTATCCACCTTACCCACGACGTACAGCGTCATGGCGTCTGGGGTATACCATTGCTCATAGAATTTCTTCAGTTGCTCGATATTGACCGGCCGCTTTACCGTCTGACCGGGATCGTGGGCCAGTAGCGTTGAGCCTTTCAAGCGATAACGCCACCAGGAATCCTTTGGATTCGGCGGGAAAGTCCCAATAGGATCAACATTAGCATTCATTACGCTATGCAGCGTATTCTCATCAATCGCCAGCTTGCCGGTCGTATCCGCCAGCCAGGCCAGCGCTTCTTTGAGCAGGTCTGGACGATTGTTGGGCAGGCTGAGATTGTAAATGGTGAAATCATAAGAGCTGATGGCTGGCGGCAAAGGCCGTTCACTGTCCACGCTCTGTTGCCACAGCGAACGTAGCTGCGGCCCGGTAAAACTTTCACTGCGCGTAATCGCGATACGCGGTAAAAGATGGGCAAAACCAATCTGCTGGGAGGATTCCACCAACGATCCGGTATTGACCATCAACCGCAGTTCAACGCGGTCGCTCGGACGTTGTGGCGTATCAAGGATCTGCCAAGAAAATCCGTTATCCAGTTGCCCCTGCTGCCAGGCAGGATCAGGTTGTAGTGCTTCAGCCTGCACGCTACCGTTGGCCGCAACCAACAGCAGCCCACCCACTAAAAGACGAATTCTGGTGCCCTGCATGTGAACCCCTACTTAATGACTATCCAATTTTTCTATGCAAATACGGATATTCCGTTCAATGGAATATTAGGCTTCTGCCAAACTGGTGTATGGCACAACCTACAATTACGCCCTGAGTTTCACGGTGGGGCGGAAAGCGGAAAGTGTACCATCCTGTTAGACCGCGTGCCTTTGCGGATGTCACTCATCAGAGTGAAAAATAATGCTTAGCAGAGTTTTATGGAGAAAAAATGTCTAAGAAGCAAGCAGAAATGAAATCGGCTGCGGATGCAGCCGATTTTTTGCCCGTCGCTTTTCACGCCACGGCGTAAAACTCATCGGGCATTGAAGAAGCCAATCACGCCGAAGGCAGCGTTTTATCAGATGGAACCGCTTCCGGTTTGTTATTCAGCACGTCTTTCAGCTGTTTCTCATCCAGTTGGTTACACCATTTGGCTACCACCACCGTCGCAACACCGTTACCCACCAGGTTTGTCAGCGCACGGGCCTCAGACATGAAGCGGTCGATCCCCAGAATCAGAGCCAGACCAGCCAAAGGCAGATGCCCTACCGCCGAGATTGTGGCTGCCAGCACGATAAAACCACTGCCGGTTACCCCCGCCGCCCCCTTGGAGGACAGCAACAGAACTACCAACAGCGTTATCTGATGCATGATATCCATATGGGTATTGGTTGCCTGGGCAATGAACACCGCCGCCATCGTCAGGTAGATCGAGGTGCCATCGAGGTTGAACGAATAGCCGGTAGGAATGACCAAACCCACCACCGATTTTTTGCAACCCAGTTTTTCCATCTTGTCGAGCATGCGCGGCAGCACAGACTCAGACGATGACGTCCCCAGCACGATCAGCAACTCTTCTTTGATGTAACGAATAAATTTGAAGATGTTGAAGCCGTTGTAGCGCGCAATCGAGCCAAGCACAATCACCACAAACAGCACACAGGTGATGTAGAAGCAGGCGATTAACTGCCCCAGTTGTACCAACGTTCCCACACCGTATTTACCGATAGTGAACGCCATGGCACCGAAAGCCCCCAGCGGAGCTAAACGCATAATCATATTGATGATGCCGAAAATCACGCGGGAGAAGCTTTCGATCACATTGAAGATCAATTGACCTTTCTCACCCAGGCGATGCAGGGCAAAACCAAACAGCACGGCAAACAACAGCACCTGCAGGATGTTGCCGCTGGCAAAGGCACCAATCACACTGCCAGGAATGATATCCAACAGGAATGGAACAATGCCCTGCTGCGATGCCTGCTCGGCATACACGGCCACCGCTTTGGCATCCAGCGTACCAGGATCCACGTTCATCCCGGCCCCCGGCTGCACCACGTTGACGATAACCAGACCAATCAGCAGCGCAATGGTACTGACAATTTCAAAGTACAGAAGGGCAATTGCCCCGGTACGGCCCACGGCCTTCATGCTCTCCATACCTGCGATGCCAGTCACCACGGTACAGAAGATCACGGGGGCAATGATCATTTTAATTAATTTAACAAATCCATCACCCAGTGGTTTCATCTGGGCGCCAAGGTCAGGGTAGAAATGGCCAAGCAGGATACCCAGCGTGATCGCTGTCAGTACCTGAAAATAAAGGCTCTTAAAGATAGTTGTTTTCATATGACATCCTTTGGGGAGACAACGCGGTCGGCAGACACTCACTCGTCTGTCTTGTTTCCCGCTTGCGCGGAAAATAACACCCGCATAACAACATGGAAATAATTTGTTGTACCCACAAAGGCTTATTGATGTGAATTTAAGAGCTGAAACGCGTCAGTCGCAATGCAAGACTGAAAGTATCCCTCCCTTCACTCAGAGTCAGGGACAGTAAAAAGACCATCATTTCTCAAGCGCAAGCTATGTTCCCGCACCACTGTAAATGGCACGGGA
Coding sequences within it:
- the trxA gene encoding thioredoxin TrxA produces the protein MSDKIIHLTDDSFDSDVLKAEGPILVDFWAEWCGPCKMIAPILDEIAEEFAGKLTITKLNIDQNPATAPKYGIRGIPTLLLFKNGEVAATKVGALSKGQLKDFLNANL
- the rhlB gene encoding ATP-dependent RNA helicase RhlB, yielding MSKTHLTEQKFSDFALHPLVLEALEKKGFHNCTPIQALALPLTLSGRDVAGQAQTGTGKTLAFLASTFHYLLSHPAKEGRQTNQPRALIMAPTRELAVQIHSDAEALSHSTGLKLGLAYGGDGYDKQLKVLESGVDILVGTTGRLIDYAKQNYIDLGAIQVVVLDEADRMYDLGFIKDIRWLFRRMPAVDQRLNMLFSATLSYRVRELAFEQMNNAEYVEVEPEQKTGHRIKEELFYPSNEEKMRLLQTLIEEEWPDRCIIFANTKHRCEDIWGHLAADGHRVGLLTGDVAQKKRLRILDDFTKGNLDILVATDVAARGLHIPLVTHVFNYDLPDDCEDYVHRIGRTGRAGESGHSISLACEEYALNLPAIETYTGHSIPVSKYNSDALLSDLPAPKRLVRPRGNSGPRRNSAPRRGGAPRNNRKRSG
- the ppx gene encoding exopolyphosphatase produces the protein MPGSSTLYAAIDLGSNSFHMLVVREVAGSIQTLARIKRKVRLAAGLDQHNHLSQEAMQRGWQCLRLFSERLQDIPREQIRVVATATLRLASNADAFLQTAEAILGCPVQVISGEEEARLIYHGVAHTTGGPDQRLVVDIGGGSTELVAGTGAQAALLYSLSMGCVTWLERFFSDRNLERDNFEAAEQAAREMVRPIAPQLRQHGWQICVGASGTVQALQEIMVAQGMDERITLPKLRQLKQRAIQCGKLEELEIEGLTLERALVFPSGLSILLAIFQELGIESMTLAGGALREGLVYGMLHLPVEQDIRNRTLRNLQRRYLLDIEQAERVSQLAANFCLQTTNEWQLDARCRELLHAACLIHEIGLSVDFKQAPQHAAYLVRHLDLPGFTPAQKKLLATLLQNQSNALDLPLLSQQNAVPPRMAQRLCRILRLAIIFASRRRDDTLPAVRLRANDEELHVILPHGWLEQHPLRAEELEQESHWQSYAHWPLFLEEQH
- the rep gene encoding DNA helicase Rep → MRLNPSQQQAVEFVTGPCLVLAGAGSGKTRVITNKIAHLIHQCGYQARHIAAVTFTNKAAREMKERVAQTMGRKEARGLMISTFHTLGLEVIKREYAALGMKSNFSLFDDQDQLALLKELTEKWLESDKTLVAQLISTISNWKNDLVDPSGAMGLARSERDKLFAHCYGLYDAHMKACNVLDFDDLILLPTLLLQRNEEVRERWQNRIRYLLVDEYQDTNTSQYELVKLLVGQRARFTVVGDDDQSIYSWRGARPQNLVLLKEDFPQLQVIKLEQNYRSSERILKAANILIANNPHVFEKRLFSELGYGEELKVVTANNEDHEAERVVGELIAHHFVKKTNYSDYAILYRGNHQSRLFEKMLMQNRIPYKISGGTSFFSRPEIKDLLAYLRVLTNPDDDSAFLRIVNTPKREIGPATLQKLGEWANQRNKSLFRASFDLGLGQHLTGRGLESLQRFTHWLDGIAQMVEREPVAAVRDLIRGVDYESWLFETSPSPKAAEMRMKNVNTLFGWMTEMLEGSELDEPMTLTQVVTRFTLRDMMERGESDEELDQVQLMTLHASKGLEFPYVFLVGMEEGLLPHQSSIDEDNVDEERRLAYVGITRAQKELIFTLCRERRQYGELVRPEPSRFLLELPQDDLAWETERKVVSPQERMEKGQSHLASVKAMLAKAKGGS
- the ppiC gene encoding peptidylprolyl isomerase PpiC, coding for MAKTASALHILVDNETLANELLAKLKRGVSFDTLARKYSSCPSKRNGGSLGEFNKGTMVPAFDKAVFSIPLLKPYGPVKTQFGYHIIKVLYRN
- a CDS encoding pitrilysin family protein, encoding MQGTRIRLLVGGLLLVAANGSVQAEALQPDPAWQQGQLDNGFSWQILDTPQRPSDRVELRLMVNTGSLVESSQQIGFAHLLPRIAITRSESFTGPQLRSLWQQSVDSERPLPPAISSYDFTIYNLSLPNNRPDLLKEALAWLADTTGKLAIDENTLHSVMNANVDPIGTFPPNPKDSWWRYRLKGSTLLAHDPGQTVKRPVNIEQLKKFYEQWYTPDAMTLYVVGKVDSRGLSEQINKAFSPLKGKRETPATMPTLTPLPPQPVSLISEQVKQDTLSIMWDTPWHPIRDSQSLSRYWRSDIAREALFWHIQQVLQKSDQKNIQLGFDCRVQYQRAQCAIHLNSPNDNLNNGLSFIARELANVRNNGLSEDELNALLAQKNDQLSKLFATYARTDTDVLMSQRLRSQQSGVVDIAPEQYQKLRQAFLSSLTLASLNQELKLQLSQDATLVLLQPKGEPEMNMKQLQETYNGIMSPAPAVVSEEPKPADAATAAPETGAQ
- a CDS encoding dicarboxylate/amino acid:cation symporter, coding for MKTTIFKSLYFQVLTAITLGILLGHFYPDLGAQMKPLGDGFVKLIKMIIAPVIFCTVVTGIAGMESMKAVGRTGAIALLYFEIVSTIALLIGLVIVNVVQPGAGMNVDPGTLDAKAVAVYAEQASQQGIVPFLLDIIPGSVIGAFASGNILQVLLFAVLFGFALHRLGEKGQLIFNVIESFSRVIFGIINMIMRLAPLGAFGAMAFTIGKYGVGTLVQLGQLIACFYITCVLFVVIVLGSIARYNGFNIFKFIRYIKEELLIVLGTSSSESVLPRMLDKMEKLGCKKSVVGLVIPTGYSFNLDGTSIYLTMAAVFIAQATNTHMDIMHQITLLVVLLLSSKGAAGVTGSGFIVLAATISAVGHLPLAGLALILGIDRFMSEARALTNLVGNGVATVVVAKWCNQLDEKQLKDVLNNKPEAVPSDKTLPSA